TTacccaaataataaaattttaaaccaTTTTATGCTTATGCAAGAGTTGATACCCTTTAAAAtgctggatcgatttttatTAAACATATAGAACCCACCGCAAGGAAACACactttcacgtaaaaaaacgCATCGAAATTCGCCCAGCAACCCAATTAGGgggtttttaaattttaaatttaggaGTTATCTTACTTTTGATTAGTTTAGTCTATCCTTTCTTTATTCTTATTAAGGCTGATTTAAACGGCGcgtgaactcgcatgcgattttagttacattgcggactgttggttacgtccaatacaaccgaccgatcaaaacccgcaatgtaatgaaactcgcatcgtctaaatgagcccttaggaATCAATTTTGCAGTTATAAAAGAAAGATGTTATATTTATCAAACTTAAACTTGTGAACGCCACGCCTCTTactcagggctcggaaccggttttttttttaatcccaaaatatccgaatattattagttattttatgctctttacgtaggcctgaatcatgtatttattaggtaacaacttcgtcttattagattgtcccattaaaaatgaaataataaaccaaagaacgaaaaagaacgtaataataccggtattttttgtatgaagaaaaaaccgattCCGAGCCTGCTCTTActgcgcgtcatcgtgaaaTTTATCgaaatgcacgaaggttgatattggtcATTTGACGTCTTTGGTGGTCAAAGCTTTTAGTAGATactgtatgtaggtaggtatgtatgaaataaaatagACATTGGGTACTTACCAATATAGGTCCAAGCCCGCCCTCTGCTGTAATCGCTGAAAAACACCTTCAAATCGCCAAAACATTCACTTTTAACCGCCAAATGCACCCCGTTTCTTATCGTAGGCCACACCAGGGCCAAATAAGAGGGATCATATACATTGTACAAGCTGTCTACCTCTCCCCTGAAGAAGGTTCGAAGTTTTCTAGTAGTGTCTCTGCCCTCAACTATGATAAGTATGACTAGTATTAGGAGTAGTTTAGACATGACGAGCGATCGCCGCGCGGTTGCAGACTTGTATGTGTAGTGTTCGGTTGAGCGGTGGAGGGAATCATAACATTGCTTTCTTGTTACAGCGAAGGGGTGGGACTCGATTCGAACCTAAAAGCAAGTATACTATTGATGCCACACACATTAAAGTTCTAAATTAAGCATATTATGCTGTAAAATAAAGAAGCAAGTAGGTAAATGTtcgtttatttcatttttataccGCGTTGAGTGCCAGAAATAATCCTGCGCTTACTTCTGCGttgttctttctaatgctaataaaCCTATAGTACCTATACTATTAAACTCAGCGAACAAGATTTTAAAATTGAGAATTGGGATATGGGAGTATTAGGTATGTGAACAAACGCAAGAGTTAAAAGCGACGagagcttgtagacggtcttcCCTTATGTACGGTCTTGACCACATTAAAACCGCAAAGTTACAATAACTCGTTTCTACCTTACATGCATGTGTGTTACGAATTGTATTCATGTAAATATAATTCGCTAGATTTTGGAAAATAAATTTTCTTCTACAATGGGATAAATTATGACATTCAAATAAAACAACCTCTCATAATTGATAAATTTATTATCTGCAAAAAGACAATAACTTATTTCTAATTTCATTTCATACACTTatgtaaatacaataaaataaatttatgatATACAGTAACACGTCAGTGAAATTCAATAAACGAAAGTTTATTTGGTATGGGAAATAACAAATCCCGTTATCAATGTGGCAGTTCATCGAATTTAAGGGTTGACAAAAATACATACCCTAAATTCGCCTTAGCATCCAATTGTAATTCCACTATAAAATGTGTCATGGGATTCATTGGCGTATTCAAGATTTAGGATTtggaataaatattattttaatttccatacaaaaaaaatgataaacgaAATTGGGGAAAAAAGGTTGTTTTTCAATTTTTGCTTTTACTATTTTTACGTAGCGCTTTTTCTTTtgaattaaatgaatatttaatctACATTTTTAgctgaatttatttaaaaaaaaacgcttAGGACTAGGTATACAATATTTTCGCCAAACTaaagacagtttgttggcgaatagtGCCAAcgtaaaattatttgtttaatattgtaCTTTGGGTGAAGGGCACCAACGAATAGAATTGCGACATCGACAACGGGGTTTGGAAATAAAACAACTAATTGTTAGTAATAGTATTTATTACCTGCAAAAAGACAATAACTTACTCCTATATTCCATGCACTTATGTAAATACAATTCGCTAGATTTATTATATGATACTGCAAGTAACATGTCACTGTAGTCTGTAGGACGCACACACACACGGATCGGGGGCCGCTTACAGCCGGGGCCGCTTGTTTGGCCGCTGACCGTCGTTCATGAAACCGCCCTGCGggagaaaaaaattataataagagTACATTATACAACAagggtacagatgtagtgtataattcTTTACCATCGTAtgttcacggaaacgcacgaaagtgacatgctatttcagtcagtctcagtacaaaaaggactgaagttgactgaagtagcatgacataTACGAACGTTCCCGAGAAAATATGACGGTAAaagattatgcactacataagggcgtccgctagttGGCGCAGTTGCAGGGAGCGGGTGAGCGGGTTtacgaaaaatagtatgagcgTTGATAACTGGCGCGGACGCGTCGGACGATTTTGCCTACAGTGGCCCacgctagcggacgcccttaagCGGTTCGCGTACTCTCGGACCGATAAATTGCCTCGGATAAAATGGGTATTATGCCAGAGTAGTgtactctgcttttcacttcgactGCGAGGGAATTATACAGAAGTATCAAATATTTGAGGTTATTTTACcatatttattcaagactaaagaagtTAGTACGCGTGGGGCGCTCCGGCCGCAGGATGCAGCAGTGGTAAGCAGCATGGCAGACGcaggactttattgctaagtcaataagggtcgctTGCATCATCCAGGGTTAGCCACTAACTCGGCGTTAAACGTTAACACGGGGTTTAATTGTACTGGTCACTctgggtttaaccggttaaccccgagttagtggctGTACCTGCAtggcgcaagtggcccttagggtCGTAATAGATTACTTTATGCACAACAGCATAAAAAGCAACTTTATGCCGCTTACACGCAACTTAAACACCAACTTTACGAGTATGAGCAGTGAAAACTAAAAACTATTAAACATGTTTGGGCCCATCGAGGTTTCCGACGACGGTTCAACTTTtaaaatttttttacattatatatATCATGTTGAAAATCCTAAGATTCTAACGTAAGCGCATTCGAAGTAATAGCGACGTAATGACCAAAGAGAGTACCTAATTTTTATTACTATTCTGTGTTTGAACTACCTATCAATGCGAAACGGTTTGGTGTGTTTGTCAAATGTTACCTGCGGTCGTGTCGGATCTAAAACGGGTACCTCTGAAAAGAACGCACAGAATATTAACGGCAAAGAAAGCAGAGTAGATTTAGAAATTATTTGAGGTTTAGATACTAAAGTAAGGGATGCTAAccacgaagaatttcgtacattgtcCCGCCTGTTCCTATCGCTTTCGCACGCGCGTAATTACAGCGCTGTCCCGCTCCGGCATCATCGGCGGGACAGCAATAAAATAACACTCGTGCggtagagataggaacaggcgctTTATGTACGATATTATTCGTGGTTAGCGTCCAGACTTTATCGAGTATCGTATTGACAAAGCTGTTTTTTATAGACAACTCAAATAATTTCAACTAAGTTTAGCTCTTATTGTGTGTCTGATTTAATAAGTCGGACCTAAACaccgttgtttttattttttaatacagccCAGATCAAAATTTCGATATagggataaataaataaataaatattataggacaattttgcCGGATGCCGCAAAAGTTGATTATTTTTAAGGTAATTTTAGGGGCGATTTTTCGTGAATTTTATTGAATCGCGTTATTGAAACAAGGTTTCGAAATTTCGACAACTTTTATTTCTGTATAACTTGTATTGAATATGTGTTCGATGTCCGACTGTACTAAATATGTCAGATCACACAACAAGATCCCACTGCATTTCTTTGCACGTCTTTCTATGCACTCTTTTCGAAGTATActaaaataatatgaaatataacaaaaatatgAGCAtgcaaaatgaaaaataaagcaCTTATTGAAATTGTTGCAAAAAAATACAgcttaaatgttttatttacatGAGGTTAGACAAGATGAAAATAACAAGTAAAATTGGTAAAAGGCAAGCATTTTATAAAATacgaaaaaattaaaacgtacagtcacctgcaatgcatatgttactcttcgaaggccgcaaaaatatgtgacaccctcttatggctctacaaataagatcgtgtcagatatttttgcagcctttcatatgtacaaattattgcaggtgactgtccAATTACAAATGTAGGATAATAATGAAAGAATGATGATGGCACCCTAAAACcagtgtacagtcagcgtcatatagtaggtagcatccaaagtacaTATTCAAATAGTTCTGTACACggtacaccatattatttgtatggcgtaccgaactatttgaatactttggttgctacctactatacgatgctgactgtacctccCAAAATTTTAGAGAATTAAAACTGTTGCGTGTCAATTTTGTGGCAagagcgtgcatgaactatagggggcagcataggagccgtagGATTTTtcgcgcgaggcgtaaatgtgatgTTTATGcttctgaggggctaccgcgaaaaccgacattcgcaaattgcggggatcttactcttttactccaatgaaggcgtaattagagtgacagagaaaaatgcccgcaattgacgattttcggtattggcggtagccctactgatgTAGCaaacaagatggcagaacctactatgcacaataAAACGTACGataacggtagatggtagcacttgctttggcaatgtacatgtttatttttccgattcaggccacaagatagCATACCcaccaacgcgcacggtccacGGCACTCACGTGCACGGTCCACGGCACGCACGTGCATGATTTTAGGTATGTCAGTTGAGGCGTAAATGCGGCATAGCGGCTCATGAACTAAATTgccctttattttattttttttcgtttttttagaAAGTGTGAAGCGTAGCTAAAAGCATATGAAATGGATAATTGGTTTCGTGATTGGTCACGGTGAATTATTGATTTAGTTTAAATACAATTAAATAGATCAGTTTTGCAGGGAAACATGCCGATATAAGCGATAGTGAAAGCAAGTATATGATGCCTCTTTAGTAATCAAAATTAATAAGTTTGGCATCAAAAGATACCAAGGGGGAAAGAAAAGGTGAGGCCACCAGGGTATTAATTTTAtatacattgttttttttattaaaggttCCAttccaaaaattacaaaaaaaatatcaggtcgcgagactacaaaaaataccaatAAGAACAACTCAATGACGCACACGCAGACATAGTGGTGGCATAAAATCTATTTGTCTATTTGTGTCGCATCGCAAGCCTACAAGATTTCTTATAGAACATCATACATATTACAATAAGTATAAAGGGCAACATATCAAAAACCCGCATGCACAGACCAGGAGTTGGATAAATTTGatcgcgttgtttttatttatttttggaaaaaatataagtcctttcttttttttttatttgacagaccgagtattatatttttaattcacatttttacgtatattaggatcgtcaaaaaatggtgccaaactctaaaattgatcaaagtaaccggtttacggtactaaatatattatatgttaTATGAGTAATAAAAAGTTAAACAACAGTCGCCGCTTCGGTGATTCAATTCTCATTGTTGTAGGTGTCGAACATTTTTCTTTTGTTGGTAACTTTCTTGCACGACGTAAAGGTCTGGACTAAGAACATTTAAATTCGTTCATTTAATTTTCTTaagaaacattttaataaaattttattagcTAAGTACCCTTTGTTACAAGCaatgaaaattaaattaagagatcccatacaaaaagtgtgCTATGGAAGTTAGAACCTAATTGTATTGTTAGTTGGGTTGGAATTTGTTTGAATATGTAAAGagacaaaagaaatgctactttgtATATTTTAAGAAATGTTGACCATTCCATTGAAACAGTGTGTACGTAATGTACACTTGTCCAGTCAGCAGAAATTTGTTTACAGGTGGAGGGGTCAaatatctctgcagctgactgtacattgggCGGTACAAAGTTAAACTCAATAAAAATTTTGAATTActtaaaatatgtaaaacaaAATAGATGCTAGCATTTCCCCGCAGTATAGCAATACCAAAGTTACCAGTTACGGTCAGCGGTAGCGTCCGGGTCAAAATTCTTTTCGTTGGCTTGGGGCCAGGCAATCTAACCATGGTTTAGAGATGGGGCCCCCTAAATTCCAAGTGCCATACCAAGAGCTTTGGGTCTCTAAAGtatatttcaatagaacttgctaactatgtaaacaaacaacgtaactttgttttatcactgtttctctttgaattttcacaccacctcatcaaataccactgaaaccatacacatatacactattgaaacggtccgttccgtaaaatacataaatatataactgtatcttggatatttaattaaaagtttaaaatgggttcataagttaggttattaggacctgttggaatgacggttttgtttcttttaaattctacaattgtctatgatgggtagtgttgtgactaaagtttgtaatataaacccgctacacactacccacccacgctctgtacctaccgccacggttataaaatacatcaatacatcattcttaagtactaatttgtcttctgatcgtgattaaacaaattaaaaataagtaactacttgttttttacttttggtattttattattcgatatggtttgacattagtaaagtagtaagtaggagtcttgcccatcactagtaaattcatcattcagagacaatttcaatatggcggtttgtttacatagttagcaagttctattgaaatagactttaaatCCGTGCTAGACTGTAGTACTCAATATTTGACATTGTGTTGAATGACATGGCTTTTATGTCATCATGACATCTCACCAGCAGATAGATAGCGCTGATCGCCGTACATTCGCCGCCGCAAAGTCGCGTTCAGTCTTATGATGGGGCCGTGACGTACAGGTGCATTCGTGACCCACAAATGGTctcgccggaagatcagcgctgacttttgggttagcattatgctgaggcgggcCCATTTCATGgaaaacgatttatttattttatgtttaaatttcTTTGTTGTTCTATACTtgtgcatggtctaataaaacatggtcttctcttcccagagtgacacgggcctacgtcacaataacattgccactttatttcaacataacatgttacatgggtacaatatacctatggttattaagttaaaatatttctttataattttataattttcatttatatgtattttatcttaaattttacaataacacgtcgtttttaattattcgttagcaatatcttccgattcacgaaagaaatttcagacgttcgggtaattctgtttacattactggcaacacaggatagcgctgtcacatttgacaattcggatctagataacttcatgccctgaccgtcatccttgtcgaacgcgtgttaattgttatttccttctcgctcagtgtcagcagtcgcagtgttttccaaacttttcacgtcgtaagcttggtaattaatgtgtaactgtgaattagtttttcaaacgtttgtcttgtatagataaataaagtttaatttaatacattagatttgttttattttactatgtttctacatgaataacttaaaattaatgccgttaaaataattttcaccgttggttaaaattctcccacatttcaaagtttgagaacctgtaaacagcatgatgacgtaggcccgtgtcagttaggtcatacgcgaatctcggaatagagtatcaggcggagtatattattataccatatACTTGTGTATGTTacagtttatcacgaataaatgcGATGATTCTGATTCTGTTGTGTGGACTCACCATGAATCCGGGCATGGCGTAGCTGTTGACGGGCGCGCCGAAGCCGCCGCGAGCCGGGAACCCGCGCGTGGGGAAGCCGCCGCGGCCGCGACCGCCTGCAATTGTGACCACATTACTTACAGTACAGTACAACCAGGGGCCTGatgcataataaaatataagCTAATACTTATTACAAGTGATTTTGTATATTAAAGTATtagcttgtatttttttatgcaaTAAGCCTGAGTCTAGTAAATAGAGAAAACTTTCCCATACAATGCCGCGGGAATTATCAATTCATCACCATCAGTGTTTAATAGTTgatattaaatgttatttttacataagattagaatggtattccatctgtccaatatattagtccaatgtgtatttgcatctcacattttgcttagtgactaATGAGAGAGTGAATCTAAATgtacattggacaaagaaattggccaggtggaataccaccacAAGTTATTTGCGTATGTAAACTGCCATTCTACTTCTACTTATAATTCGAAAACGTAGAATAGAACTTGCCATTAAAGAATATGTTTAAAATGCTGTTATTATGCTCGTCTGTATATGACAACGGTCACGAACGTAGTTTTACGTTTACAAGTTATAAACGGTGATCAGCACGGACGGTGGCACACCGTGGATTTCCAAATAGAACACTTAACTCTTAAAAGtcttgtttaaaataacactcaaTAGAATTACTGCTTCGAACAAGATTCCGGCATGTGAGTCATGTCCATTCATGTCCATATTAAGATTTTTGTTCGGAATCCCGCAGTGTGGCACCGTCTGTGCCGATCACCGGTCATAACAGCAGGTGTTTTGTGTACCCCTGCCTATACTTTAAGCGTGGATGTAATACACTTGAAATGcaataaatacaaataggtaggttaccTCTGAAGTTGCCGCGCGCGTTGAAGGCGCCGCCGCGCGGCCGGTAGTTGTTCTGGCGGTTGGCGTTCGGGTTGGCGTTGGGGCTCACGTTGGAGTTGGCGTTCGCGTTGCGGTTCTGCTGCTGCTGCGGGTGCTGCCGCTTGTTCTGCAGAACCAATACAAACGATGTACAGCCTGACAAGATTCTACACATGTGCATACACCCCTGTAAATCCGCAACATGGCGAAGGccaaatacagatgtagtgcataattattttccatcgtatcttcagggaaacgtacgaacgtgtcttgctatttcagtcagtctcggtacaaaaagtactgacgttaaCTGAActaatacgaacgtttccgagaaaatacgatggaaaacaattatgcactacatctgtatttggCTTTCGCCATGTTGCGGATTTACAGTGGTACTAAAttattttactggcaacaagacGTTGAAATTCATCGAATGCCATCGATGTAAACAAGAAAAGATTTCGCAATTTTAAACTATCCTTGTATTGTATCGTCCCAACAACGTTACCGCACCTTGTTTAAACATGAACCAGTACAACTAGACTAGGTGTTACCTTGTTGGCGTTGGCGGAGTGCGCCTTCTGCTCGTCCTCGTCGCGGTACTTGGAGACGGTCACCAGGAACCCGTTGACGCGCAGCTCGCGGTCCAGCTTCAGGGCCTTCTCCACGGACTCCTTGTTGTGGAACGTCACCCGGACTGTGTGCggacaaaaatatttttgtcagttgacctttttttattttttatcacatAAAACAAATATAGACAAGTACACTCCAggcgtaaaaaaaaatagaaacaaaGTTGTTTCTATAATGTCTCGTGTTGCTATTATCTtcttatttatttctcctcttaagttaggtaatttataatatgaatataaaagtaaaatataaaaacatttacaaaacaatataaaatacatataaacacattataaaaaacctaacctagattgccgccggcagcggggcttggcccaagctgccggtggtcagggccgcagagtgaggaaccgacgtactatacgcgccgtgtccaaaattaccgccttttgcatctgacccttgatccaaccacccagcgagagtctctctaggtgttggtcgagacttttcgctattagaccgttcactgaaacgactatcgggacaatgatcgtcgaatcaacatcccacatggcggttatctcgtgagccaagtctaggtacttactggacttgtccttctcggccttcacgagattctcatcatgggggatggtgacgtcggcgagcacggcccggcgctgcaatcggtctatcagcacgatgtcaggcttattggcgacaatagtcctgtcagtgatgatagatcgatcccaatagagcgtggcacgaccattctcgagaacaggcgcaggtaagtacttgtagtacggtacttcgcggtccacaaggccatacagaagagcaagttgctggtgaataatcctggctacgagattatgtctgtgcaagtactcgccgttagcaagatgagaacaaccggaaatgatatgcctgagtgactctccgggacggcggcatgcccgacaaatgtcgaccgtaccgtccttcaggatatatttccgatagttgttcgtcatcatcacttcgtccgcaattgcacaggcaaaaccctcggtttctccgaagaggtccccgaatcgtaaccagttcaccgacgcgagcaggtccacatcggatcccgtgagggccttgtagaaccgcccgtgtagcaccttactctcccatgccgccttgcgatccgcagtacttactactacaggtttgcgccagttctcatttgccaaggagagcggcgtgaggttcctgtctattgccaccacatcacgatgcatcccacactcgttgttaaggaaataattcctgagattgtacacctcgcggttgtggagatccttggcgtttaggaagcctcggcctccacacttccgtgggatgtacaatctcataactgacgagcgtgggtgtttgctattattattattatattggtAACCAAAAGCTTACCTTACGCAACCCCAAACGATTAAAAATACACCCAACTTCTAATATACagtaaaaaagataaaaaaatacaaatttggAAAAAGTTACATATCGCCCATTTTAATTGACTTACAAAATGTTGAACTGGTGAGAATAGGTGCAGGGTCATTCAGTATTCAGGGTGGCCGGATGTGAGAACCGGTCACTCGAACAGTGTGGCCGTGTGTGAAAACTGTTCACTCGATCAGGATGGCCCACTGTGACAACCGGTCACTCGATCAAGATGGCCGAATATTTTATCTATACTCACGGATCTTGTACTTGGTCTTGCTGAACTCGTGTATATGCGCGACCTCGCCGCACTGGTTGAAGAGTCGGCGCACGTACTCCGTGCCCGCCTCGTACGGCACGCCGACGAGCACGGCGGTCTCGGCGCGCGACTCGACCGCCACCGAGATACGGGATCCGTCGATGACGCGCCCTTGCTCGGAGAGGGCCTGTTGGGATAGAGGGGGTTAGGATTTTAGGGATACAACTGTGTTTCATGTTCACGGACACACTGGTTGATTGAGTTGATTCGTTGATAAATTTTCATCAAAATTGATGTTTAATTCATACGTTGAatctattttatttgttaagttTAACGTTGTTAAATAACTTATATTTATGCAGGTTTTTAAAATACactatttaaattatataatttgatTTGGACTTGGAAATTGTTAATATAAAATCCTAAATTACTGTTGCATGGGAAAACTTATCAGGTAAAACGATTCATGATGAATTGAAGGAATAATTACATTCAAATGCAGCATTCTAACATgatattaaaatataacaaaaataaaattagtccAACAAACAGGTGAAGGAAAAAGCGAgggtcattataaacgtcatattttcatagaaattacaTATTGATGAAATTACCACACTTTTAGTTTTTGTACCAAATTCTCTAGCCTCGTGGCAAAAGAAAAGGTACAAGTATGACCGTGAAATTTACGGCTGTGTTCTTCCTTAGGTAAAAACCACATCAATATTAGCCGTCTTATAGCCAACAATATTTTTGGGACATTGGTTAAAAGGATAAGAGTATCTATCCTAAAACATTATTCAGAGAGTAGTATGATTGTTTTATTGTTAACGCGATTTGATTACGATATTCGTTTAAAAAGAATAGCTTCTTAGAAAAACAATCTCATCTATACTGTGttcttaagtacatatataaagTACTACACCATACATTTTCTATGTAATAAACACATGATCGTTCCATACTATTTCCGATGGGCATGGTTAAAAAAAAGAAGACTATATATACCTGGTCAGGTTTAATCCACAAATTGGTAGTTTTGACAGATTTTTATCTATTAATCGATATCAAGaataaagatgtttttttttcttctaattgaatagaaataaaataagcGCCACAGTGTTTCACGGCACTTGTTTATCttgtaacttttatttacgGTACATCTGCAACTTACCTCGATATAATCGTCGAATAGTTGACCCGTATTCTTAGATCACGATCTGTATATGCACATTGTTGCCGCTATGTTTACATTGTAGTGCAAATTTTGAGCGATCGATAACAACGGTGCTATTGGAAGAGATacgggccaattcgaacgtacactgccATCAGaattatatctaaatgatgtcatttagttatcgtgcatatTGCTCGTACATGTATTTTCAGAGTAGTTCAGGTAAAACGTTAAAACCCAGCGcgccgtatcttttttttttgttttattctttattcaggcaaac
Above is a window of Cydia splendana chromosome Z, ilCydSple1.2, whole genome shotgun sequence DNA encoding:
- the LOC134804363 gene encoding heterogeneous nuclear ribonucleoprotein A1-like isoform X1 translates to MVAQKRGRGAKAQAAKKQAAQAVEEVPEEVAEAVEPEENNGDSEQVEQGDEGGAGDAPSEEASQAEGEAAEAGGEAPAEEPKEEKVESGKLLVENLPASYLFDYQDKLKELFSKHGEINAIKRGPIIVTEQTITPTLSAIVEFKNKDSLDKALSEQGRVIDGSRISVAVESRAETAVLVGVPYEAGTEYVRRLFNQCGEVAHIHEFSKTKYKILRVTFHNKESVEKALKLDRELRVNGFLVTVSKYRDEDEQKAHSANANKNKRQHPQQQQNRNANANSNVSPNANPNANRQNNYRPRGGAFNARGNFRGGRGRGGFPTRGFPARGGFGAPVNSYAMPGFMGGFMNDGQRPNKRPRL
- the LOC134804363 gene encoding uncharacterized protein LOC134804363 isoform X2 — its product is MVAQKRGRGAKAQAAKKQAAQAVEEVPEEVAEAVEPEENNGDSEQVEQGDEGGAGDAPSEEASQAEGEAAEAGGEAPAEEPKEEKVESGKLLVENLPASYLFDYQDKLKELFSKHGEINAIKRGPIIVTEQTITPTLSAIVEFKNKDSLDKALSEQGRVIDGSRISVAVESRAETAVLVGVPYEAGTEYVRRLFNQCGEVAHIHEFSKTKYKILRVTFHNKESVEKALKLDRELRVNGFLVTVSKYRDEDEQKAHSANANKNKRQHPQQQQNRNANANSNVSPNANPNANRQNNYRPRGGAFNARGNFRGGRGRGGFPTRGFPARGGFGAPVNSYAMPGFMRYPF